The window ACCTGTCACAAAGCCCTGCACAATGGAGAATTCCAGCTTTCAGGGAACAAGTCAAAAACAAAACATGCAACTGAAATCGGGATCCTCAAATCCCAAATCCGGAAATCCGGCTGGAATTTTGCAGAGACTTTAGGGTACGAAACAAAGTACAGGAGAGAGCAGGTCTTGAAGTTGTTAAAAACACATTACTTTGATGCTGTTGCTATCTGTTGCAGGGACGATCAGAAAGTAGAGGTAGAAGATTCGGTTTTTCTAAAAAGAAACGTTCCTGCGGGAGATTATCAGCAGCGTAGAGGGAAGAGGTCAGAGAAGAAAATGCCTACCGGAAAGCTGTTTGGGCTCAGGAAATTCGATCAGGTAAAAACGGAAAAAGGGATCGGGTTCATTCGTGGCAAACGGTCATCCGGGTATTTTTCAATCTCAGATATATTCGGAAACAAAATTTCAGATAGTGTTAATGTTAAGAAAAAATGCAGGAGACTGAGTGCGAGGAGTACAACATTAGTTCAGATGGTACAGATGACGCATTCCTCCCCCACCTGCCATTTCCGGCAAGCCGGAAATGTCGAGGAAGGGGGTCTCCTGCTGAGGTAAGATGAATTAATGCAGGTTGCCAGGCTCTTGCCTCAACCCGGCTTGATGCCGGAAGTGTAGTAATGTATATTGAAGAGACCACAGATATTGAGGGCAATGTTACTGGAAGTAATATGGCCACCAGTACCAAGCTCATGTATCTTCTGACCCACGAGCTTGAATCTCATTTATACGATTTTACGAAAGTCGAAGGCAGAATGCCCGTTACTTTACAGGCTGTCCGACAATTCAATATCAGGGCAAAAACATGCATAAAAAAAGGAATTTAAAGCCTTTAAATTGAAAAAGAAGGAATTAAAATATTACTGGGAGTAATTATAGGACAGCCTCTTTAGTGGCGGGATGACTGCCGTCAACGTCCCATATTTTCGCTACCTTTTAACCTCTAAATCCTATTCTGTCCTATACTATGTACTGAATTTCTAAGCGATAACCAGGCAAGGGAAACCAGAACCAATTTGAGATTTCTTTACATCTGGAACAGAGGGTAGAACCTGTGGACTTATGAACGGTAGTTCGAGGTATGAAGCAGGAAGCCCGTTACTTCAGTGATGGGTAGTTCACGGAATAGATTATCGAGTTAAGATGACAAGACAGTTCAGGCTATCACACAAGCCAACCCTAACTAAAACCTTCAAAAAAATGTTTTTTACTACTGGAAAGTTCTCTTAAAAAATGGGAGATCTGACGGTAGTCACGGCAGATATGGCTTTAAAATCCCCTTTTTGCAGGCTGGCTGTATTGCCGTGTTTTTCTATACCATTTCCATGACTTAGTTCAAAAACTTATTTCAAGGATTTGTTATTCTGGTCAATAACGGAGAGGAAATCGGAGAAGTGCTTATTACCCATATTTCCAAGCTCTGTGTTAAGTTGGGCATTCCGTTACTGAGACTATAACAGTCCCTTGACAGGATTCAAGATGTTCCCGGATTTTCAAGATGTTTCTACGTCCTTAAGTCCATTCCCAAAAACCAGTTAACAGGACAGGAATGTTGTCCTGAATAGAGGTAGTATTCTTGAGTGCGTTGCCACCAATGTATTATGTAGTATATATCCAAAATTTCATGTAGTATATATCCCAAAATTTCGGCCCAATCTCAAAAAGGTGAACCACGAAAAACATGTAAAGATTATAATTTTGTAGTTAGTCCTCTTGAGCGCAGCGAAAAGGACCTCGTGCTGTTGCACTTGCAGTGCAACTCCCAGAAAATCTTCGATTTCCTGTGATCCCAAAGAGAAACTCGGGCGAGGCTCAAACTTTAAAATTTATTATATTATTTCTCCCCTGTCATTGGTTCTTCTTTCTTATTATTCCTATTTCCCTACAAAGGTTATATATATTAGATGTGCTATTTAAAGGCAAAGTACATCAGAGATGTGAGGTTTCAGGCATTATGGTGCTTGGAACTACTTTATCAGATCAATGTGATGCTTAATGCTACACTCCCGGAAATAACCGGAAGTGAGGGCTTTCTACCGTTTTTACGGTTGAATTTCCTGCATAGAATATAAACCAGTGAGAAAAGTCGGATCAACATAAGTGTCAAAGGGCCAATGCTTTGAAACGCCCGCTTTTGGCGCCGCAGAGGCGTCTAAAATCGCACGAAGATGTTCAAGTTTTCGATGAGTTGCGGTTGCAGTTGCTGAATACTGAAGTTTCAAATCAGGTTACTGGGTAAATCAGGTTACTGAATTACAAATCAGGTTACTGAATTACAGATCAGGTTACTGAATACTGAAGTTTCAAAATCAGATTGCTATATGTTTCAAATCAGGGCCGAGTGCTTGGATTTGGGTCTGCCAGGATCGTAAGGTCGGTTCTTAAATCAGATGTTTCTGCTGAGGCAGGAGCAAAAGGGAACCGAATATCTGCAGATGCCTGAAGGAATGTAGGGTACCAGGAGCATAGCGCTCCGGTCTGCTCGAGGCTTTCCGCCGGCAGGTCTGAACGACATCCCTCCCCCACCTGGCAGCGTTCGGGGAATCCAGTGCATTTCTCTTTTGTCACTTGTGTTGTTTCGACCGTAGGGGCTGGGATTTCAATTAAAGTTTACGGAGTAGAAATATGGCAGACATACACCGACCAAAACGAGGTTCCCTTGCATTCAGTCCGCGCAAGAGGGCTAAGAGCCACATTCCACGGTTCAGAGCCTGGCCGGAAGCTACGGGTGAACCAAAGCTGCAGAGTTTTGCAGGTTATAAGGTGGGTATGACCCACGTGATTATGGTTGATGATATAAAGAATAGCATTACCCAGGGTATGGAAATCTCTGTGCCCGTGACTATAATCGAAACTCCTGCAATCAGAGTCGCAGCTATCCGGGCTTACGCAGAAGACAGCACCGGAGAAAAGGCAATTGCCGAGGTATGGACAACAGACCTCGATCCTGAACTCAAACGCAGGATCCCCATTCCGGCAACAGAGAACCAGGCTGAAACCCTTGAAACAATCGGAAAACTGATCGAAGAAGGCAGAGTAAGCGAAATAAAGGCAGTCACCTACACCTTACCAAAGAGCCTTACCGGTGTCCCCAAAAAGGTTCCGGATATCATGGAAACCGGGATCAATGCAAGAGACCTCAGCACCAAATTCGAATACGCAAAGTCAATCCTCGGCACTCTTATCGGCTTTACCGACGTTTTCAAGAACGGTACACTTGTTGATACCGCCGCAATTACTATCGGTAAAGGTACACAGGGCCCTGTAAAGCGCTGGGGCATCCAGCTGCAGAAGGGCAAGCACTCCCGGCAGGGAAGCCTCAGGCAGGTCGGTACCCTTGGTCCCTTCCACCCGGCTCGCGTTTCCTGGAGAGTTCCCCAGATGGGTCAGACTGGATACCACCAGAGGACTGAGTTTAACAAGCGTATCCTCAAGATCGGAGCCGACGGAACAGATATCACTCCGGAGGGCGGGTTCATTAACTACGGCCTTGTCCGCGGAGACTATGTGCTGATTAAAGGCAGTGTTCCAGGACCTTCCAAGAGGCTTATAAGGCTCAGAGACCCGATCAGGGCAAAAAAAGCCGACCTTGGCGAACCCAACATCCTGTACATAAGCAGGGAATCAAAGCAGGGGTAATCTAAGATGGCTACAGCAAAAACCATAGACCTTACAGGAAAGGTAATCGGGGAAATCGAACTTCCATCAGTGTTTGATGCAGACTACCGTCCTGACCTGATTAAAAAGGCAGTACTCGCAGCACAGGCAAACAGGCTTCAGCCCTATGGTCCCCGCCTCTACGCAGGCATGGAGACCTCTGCAAGAGGTTGGGGCTCCGGAAGGGGTGTATCTCAGATTCCCAGACTCGTAAACAGCAGCAGAGCTGCAAGAGTCCCGCACGCAAAGGGCGGAAGAAGAGCTCACCCACCAAAACCGGAAGCTGACAGGAGCGAGAAGGTTAACACAAAAGAGCGCCGCTATGCAATCCGCTCTGCAATCGCAGCAACCACAGACCCGACCCTTGTAAGCCTGAGGGGTCACATCTTTGAAGCTGAACTTCCGATTGTTGCGGAAAATGCTCTTGAAAACCTCGAAAGGACAAAGCAGGTAATAGAATTCCTTGAAGCTGCTGGCCTGTATGAGGATGTCCTCAGGGCAAAATACGGAAGGCATATCAGAGCCGGCCGTGGAAAGCTCAGAGGCAGGAAATACAAGCATAAAAAGAGTGTCCTGATTGTCGCAGGAGAAAACTCTCCTATCCAGAAAGCAGCAAAAAACCTTTCCGGAGTAGACGTCGTAACGGTTGACTCACTGAATACCGAACTGCTCGCACCAGGTACACACGCAGGTCGCCTTACTGTCTGGACAGAATCTGCAATTGGAAAACTGGAGGGCGCATTCCAATGAGTTCCATCAATTATCCTTTTGTTACTGAAAAAGCGATGATGCTGCTTGATGAAAACAAGCTTCAGTTTATCGTTGATACCAGATCAAACAAAAAGCAGATCGTAGAAGATGTTGAGAAGATGTACGGATTCAAAGTAACATCCGTGCGGACCATGACCACAATGAAGGGTACAAAGAAAGCAATCCTTGCATTTGAAGAGCCAGAATCGGCACATGAGATTGCAACCCGAATAGGACTTATGTGAGGTGTGATCCATGGGTAAGAGAATCATATCACAGAACAGGGGTAGAGGTAGTCCGACCTACAGAGCTCCTTCTCACAAGTACAAGGCAGAACTGAGGCACCCCCGTGTGGATGAAAACTCCTCCCTTCAGGGAGAAGTCATAAGAATCGAGCACGACCCTGCCCGTTCAGCCCCTATCGCAAGAGTTGCCTTTGGAAATGGAGAGGAGCTTTTCCTTCTTGCTTCCGAAGGCATTGC is drawn from Methanosarcina lacustris Z-7289 and contains these coding sequences:
- the rpl3p gene encoding 50S ribosomal protein L3 yields the protein MADIHRPKRGSLAFSPRKRAKSHIPRFRAWPEATGEPKLQSFAGYKVGMTHVIMVDDIKNSITQGMEISVPVTIIETPAIRVAAIRAYAEDSTGEKAIAEVWTTDLDPELKRRIPIPATENQAETLETIGKLIEEGRVSEIKAVTYTLPKSLTGVPKKVPDIMETGINARDLSTKFEYAKSILGTLIGFTDVFKNGTLVDTAAITIGKGTQGPVKRWGIQLQKGKHSRQGSLRQVGTLGPFHPARVSWRVPQMGQTGYHQRTEFNKRILKIGADGTDITPEGGFINYGLVRGDYVLIKGSVPGPSKRLIRLRDPIRAKKADLGEPNILYISRESKQG
- a CDS encoding 50S ribosomal protein L23, producing MSSINYPFVTEKAMMLLDENKLQFIVDTRSNKKQIVEDVEKMYGFKVTSVRTMTTMKGTKKAILAFEEPESAHEIATRIGLM
- the rpl4p gene encoding 50S ribosomal protein L4, whose translation is MATAKTIDLTGKVIGEIELPSVFDADYRPDLIKKAVLAAQANRLQPYGPRLYAGMETSARGWGSGRGVSQIPRLVNSSRAARVPHAKGGRRAHPPKPEADRSEKVNTKERRYAIRSAIAATTDPTLVSLRGHIFEAELPIVAENALENLERTKQVIEFLEAAGLYEDVLRAKYGRHIRAGRGKLRGRKYKHKKSVLIVAGENSPIQKAAKNLSGVDVVTVDSLNTELLAPGTHAGRLTVWTESAIGKLEGAFQ